A window from Dysidea avara chromosome 2, odDysAvar1.4, whole genome shotgun sequence encodes these proteins:
- the LOC136247863 gene encoding zinc finger BED domain-containing protein 4-like, with protein MYKEARKEVESKLSDVLQSKNKMALTTDMWTSEANDAYLGLTCHFLTADFELVSLCLAVEPFTGRHTGVNIASCLKQILRDFTIDQAAVSAVITDNASNMDLASRLGEWNSRHCFGYTLQLAIDDGIKMSPGIREMIKSTKAIVAFYNRTTKGTERLTELQEHLSLPKHKLLSDCPTRWNSTYYMLTGLLEQKPAITIMCASSAGPRVSLSAAEWCMMSELIQILQPLEEATRELSAEQRVCCSNIIPLPNALLFELRKNVVDDDETQVPDDDETQVPESQGSSVPTSEESQQVVVGLIASIERRWLNYEEDRIYSIE; from the coding sequence ATGTACAAGGAGGCAAGGAAAGAAGTTGAATCAAAGCTCAGTGATGTACTGCAAAGCAAGAACAAGATGGCTCTGACAACTGACATGTGGACGTCAGAGGCTAACGATGCCTATCTTGGactaacctgtcattttttgaCAGCAGATTTTGAACTTGTGTCACTGTGCCTAGCAGTTGAACCCTTCACAGGGAGGCATACTGGTGTGAATATAGCTTCCTGTTTAAAACAGATTCTTCGTGATTTCACTATCGACCAAGCTGCAGTGTCTGCTGTAATAACAGATAATGCTTCTAACATGGACCTGGCATCACGTCTTGGTGAGTGGAATAGTAGGCATTGCTTCGGTTATACTCTGCAGTTGGCCATTGATGATGGTATTAAGATGTCCCCAGGAATACGAGAGATGATTAAATCAACCAAGGCTATTGTAGCCTTTTACAATCGCACAACTAAAGGTACAGAAAGACTGACAGAGCTCCAAGAACATCTGAGCCTGCCAAAACACAAATTACTTTCAGACTGCCCAACAAGATGGAACAGCACCTATTACATGCTTACCGGACTTTTGGAACAAAAACCCGCAATCACTATAATGTGTGCTTCATCTGCAGGACCAAGGGTGAGTCTTTCTGCTGCTGAATGGTGCATGATGAGTGAACTTATTCAAATCCTGCAACCACTGGAAGAAGCCACACGGGAGCTTAGCGCTGAGCAGAGAGTTTGTTGCAGTAACATAATCCCTTTGCCGAATGCCTTATTGTTTGAGCTCCGCAAGAATGtagttgatgatgatgagacACAAGTCCCCGATGATGATGAAACCCAGGTCCCAGAAAGCCAAGGAAGTAGTGTTCCTACCTCTGAGGAAAGCCAGCAAGTGGTTGTAGGTTTAATTGCATCAATTGAACGGAGATGGTTAAATTATGAAGAAGACAGAATTTACAgtatagagtaa
- the LOC136247864 gene encoding E3 SUMO-protein ligase ZBED1-like codes for MRALTQGDSVTSSASVVNDDQEDVPIKKMKCLWDSFGELKKKKSTDLSTNQDKDEKELSLYCSAEYIDRKEDPLAWWKGNKSRFPTLARIAREYLAIPAMSTPSERLFSAAGYISSQRRSRLSGENLNQLVFLNKNL; via the coding sequence ATGCGTGCACTTACACAAGGAGATTCAGTTACAAGTAGTGCAAGTGTTGTCAATGATGATCAAGAAGATGTACCCATCAAGAAAATGAAATGTTTATGGGACAGTTTTGGTGAACTCAAAAAGAAGAAATCTACTGATTTATCAACTAATCAAGACAAAGACGAAAAAGAATTGTCATTATACTGCAGTGCTGAATACATCGACAGAAAGGAGGATCCTTTAGCATGGTGGAAGGGAAACAAGAGCCGTTTCCCTACCTTGGCAAGGATTGCAAGGGAGTACCTGGCAATACCAGCCATGTCAACTCCATCTGAAAGACTTTTTTCTGCTGCCGGGTACATTAGTTCCCAACGAAGATCTCGCTTAAGTGGAGAAAACCTTAACCAGCTTGTGTTTCTAAACAAGAACTTGTAG